The Thermincola ferriacetica genome has a window encoding:
- the atpF gene encoding F0F1 ATP synthase subunit B: MALLESLGFAPLKFVWQIVNFLILLFILNKLLYKPMLQMLDDRKKSIEDAINSAETAKAEAEALRKEYETRLAEAKKEAQDIIAKAAQLGEEMKKEIVANAQEEANKAIRKAQEEIAREKDAAVAALRDEVATLAVMAAGKVLGKAISVEDHEKLVKDFVQEVGGLKC, from the coding sequence ATGGCATTATTGGAAAGCTTGGGTTTTGCGCCCCTGAAATTTGTATGGCAAATAGTCAACTTCCTCATTCTGCTCTTTATCCTGAACAAGCTGTTGTATAAGCCGATGCTGCAAATGCTGGACGACCGTAAAAAATCCATAGAAGACGCTATAAACAGCGCAGAGACAGCCAAAGCCGAGGCGGAAGCCCTGAGGAAGGAGTATGAAACCAGGCTTGCTGAGGCCAAAAAGGAGGCCCAGGACATTATAGCCAAGGCTGCTCAACTGGGCGAAGAGATGAAAAAAGAAATTGTTGCCAATGCCCAGGAAGAAGCTAATAAGGCGATTCGTAAAGCACAGGAGGAGATTGCGAGGGAAAAGGATGCTGCTGTTGCAGCCTTGCGTGACGAGGTGGCAACTCTAGCTGTAATGGCGGCCGGAAAAGTACTGGGTAAAGCTATAAGCGTTGAGGACCATGAAAAATTGGTGAAAGACTTTGTACAAGAGGTGGGCGGTTTAAAATGTTAG
- the atpE gene encoding ATP synthase F0 subunit C, with translation MTTVHGLIALGAAFAVGVAAIGAGIGQGIASGKAFESIARQPEVSGTIRTLLFIALAFMETLTIYGLLIAFMLVGKIG, from the coding sequence ATGACAACAGTTCACGGTCTTATCGCCCTTGGCGCCGCATTCGCAGTCGGTGTTGCTGCTATAGGAGCCGGTATCGGTCAGGGTATTGCATCCGGTAAGGCTTTTGAAAGTATTGCCCGTCAACCGGAAGTAAGTGGTACAATTAGAACATTGCTGTTCATTGCCTTAGCATTTATGGAGACCTTAACTATTTACGGTCTGTTAATCGCATTCATGTTAGTAGGTAAGATTGGTTAA
- a CDS encoding AtpZ/AtpI family protein, translating to MGDDDKRIQGYRLLGLVMSAGATMAASVAVGYFLGDWLDSRFGTKPWLTIIMFLLGTAAGIKSLYDLAFPRKGGD from the coding sequence ATGGGGGATGATGATAAAAGAATCCAGGGCTACAGGTTGCTGGGGTTGGTTATGTCTGCCGGCGCTACAATGGCTGCGTCGGTAGCCGTTGGTTACTTTTTGGGTGATTGGCTGGATAGCCGATTTGGCACCAAACCGTGGCTGACAATAATAATGTTTCTCCTGGGGACCGCGGCCGGTATCAAATCGCTATATGACCTGGCCTTTCCTAGAAAAGGAGGGGACTGA
- the wecB gene encoding non-hydrolyzing UDP-N-acetylglucosamine 2-epimerase, giving the protein MAERLKVMAVFGTRPEAIKMAPLVKILEKEEKIEARVAVTAQHREMLDQVLKLFDITPDYDLDIMTANQTLYDVTVKALLGLQRVFEKEKPDIVLVHGDTTTTFVASLAAFYKQIKVGHVEAGLRTGNKLSPFPEEMNRKLTGAIADIHFAPTNTAKANLLAENVKKESIFVTGNTVIDALMATVREGYEFGDPELQKVDFANKKVLVVTTHRRENLGGPLRNVYLALKEVLRAHHDVEVVFPVHKNPKVRAVVDEVLGSLERVHLVDPLDYEPFVNLMNKSYLVLTDSGGLQEEAPSLGKPVLVLRDTTERPEAVEAGTVVMVGTDKDKIVETCNRLLTDADAYGRMANAVNPYGDGQASQRISEALLYYFGLQEAKPADFNQLK; this is encoded by the coding sequence ATGGCTGAGCGATTAAAAGTGATGGCAGTATTTGGAACAAGGCCAGAGGCAATTAAAATGGCGCCATTGGTGAAAATCCTGGAAAAGGAAGAAAAAATCGAAGCCAGAGTAGCGGTTACTGCCCAGCACCGGGAAATGCTTGACCAGGTGTTGAAACTTTTTGACATAACACCCGATTATGACCTGGATATAATGACTGCCAACCAGACACTTTATGATGTTACCGTTAAAGCCCTCCTTGGACTGCAGCGGGTTTTTGAGAAAGAAAAACCTGATATTGTACTGGTCCATGGCGATACCACCACTACTTTTGTGGCAAGTTTGGCGGCTTTTTACAAACAGATTAAGGTAGGCCACGTGGAAGCCGGGCTGCGCACGGGCAACAAGCTGTCTCCCTTTCCTGAGGAGATGAACCGAAAACTGACGGGGGCTATAGCAGATATTCATTTTGCCCCGACAAATACGGCCAAAGCCAATCTTCTGGCCGAAAATGTTAAGAAAGAAAGTATCTTTGTTACGGGAAATACAGTCATTGATGCTTTAATGGCTACTGTAAGAGAGGGATATGAATTTGGGGATCCGGAATTGCAAAAAGTGGATTTTGCCAATAAAAAGGTTTTGGTAGTTACCACCCACAGGCGGGAAAACCTGGGTGGTCCGCTGCGCAACGTATACCTTGCATTGAAAGAGGTCCTAAGGGCCCACCACGACGTAGAAGTGGTATTTCCTGTACATAAAAATCCCAAAGTCAGAGCTGTAGTAGACGAGGTTCTGGGCTCGCTGGAGCGTGTACATCTTGTTGATCCCCTGGATTACGAACCATTTGTGAATCTTATGAACAAATCCTATTTGGTTCTCACCGATTCCGGGGGACTGCAGGAAGAAGCTCCTTCCCTCGGCAAGCCCGTTTTGGTTCTCAGGGATACCACTGAACGCCCGGAGGCGGTAGAAGCGGGTACAGTAGTTATGGTAGGTACTGATAAAGATAAAATAGTGGAAACCTGCAACAGGCTTTTGACTGATGCGGATGCCTATGGGAGGATGGCTAATGCTGTGAACCCGTATGGGGATGGGCAGGCTTCCCAAAGAATAAGTGAGGCCCTGCTTTACTATTTCGGGCTGCAGGAAGCCAAGCCTGCCGATTTTAATCAGCTTAAATAA
- the atpB gene encoding F0F1 ATP synthase subunit A, whose product MSAEGGHGLPEPFAHVGGIEIPHFVITSWAIILLLGILSYLATRNMKKLPQGLQNVMEFVVEGLFGFFGGIMGEERARKYGPFLATCFLYILLSNYSGLLPGAAMIPGFVPPTNNISITAGLAILVFLSVFYFGIRAKGIGFFKHFFQPMAFLFILNIIEELVRPVSLSLRLYGNIFGEEMIIAKLSEMVPVLVPVPMMLLGVLTGAIQAFVFTLLATTYIAGATDEHH is encoded by the coding sequence GTGTCAGCAGAAGGTGGTCATGGACTTCCGGAACCTTTTGCCCATGTGGGTGGCATAGAAATACCCCACTTTGTAATTACGTCCTGGGCAATTATTCTTTTGCTTGGAATTTTATCTTACCTGGCAACCAGAAATATGAAGAAATTACCGCAAGGCCTTCAGAATGTAATGGAGTTTGTTGTGGAGGGATTATTCGGGTTCTTTGGCGGCATCATGGGCGAAGAAAGGGCAAGAAAATATGGGCCGTTTCTGGCAACGTGTTTTCTTTACATACTTCTCTCCAATTACTCCGGTTTGCTTCCGGGGGCGGCAATGATACCCGGTTTTGTGCCTCCGACCAACAACATCAGTATTACTGCAGGTCTGGCAATTTTAGTTTTCTTATCGGTATTTTATTTTGGCATACGGGCAAAAGGAATTGGATTTTTTAAGCATTTCTTTCAGCCAATGGCTTTCCTATTCATCCTGAACATTATAGAAGAGCTGGTTAGACCGGTATCTCTCTCCCTTCGTCTATACGGTAACATTTTCGGGGAGGAAATGATTATCGCCAAATTGTCAGAAATGGTGCCTGTTTTGGTGCCGGTACCAATGATGCTCTTGGGTGTTCTGACGGGAGCAATTCAGGCTTTCGTTTTTACATTGTTAGCTACCACATATATTGCGGGAGCTACAGATGAACATCACTAA
- the atpH gene encoding ATP synthase F1 subunit delta: MLENAVARRYAQAFFAIAQEKNELDKLEEELRFVIETINSNPELKMILDHQLVAPEEKKEILSNIFSQELSEITLNFLAVIAEKYRAPYIEEIYKQFVGFANEAKNIAEAYIKSAQPLGDKDLAAIQEKLSKATCKNIKFINEVDPNLIGGVVVRIGDKVMDGSILRRLDLLKEKLMQISVKEIGVRN; this comes from the coding sequence ATGTTAGAGAATGCTGTTGCCCGCCGTTATGCCCAGGCTTTTTTTGCTATTGCCCAGGAAAAAAATGAGTTGGACAAACTTGAAGAAGAACTTCGGTTTGTTATTGAGACCATTAACAGCAACCCGGAGCTGAAGATGATTCTTGACCATCAACTGGTGGCTCCGGAAGAAAAGAAAGAAATACTTAGTAATATTTTTTCCCAGGAATTGTCGGAAATTACTTTAAATTTCTTGGCAGTTATTGCCGAGAAGTACCGGGCTCCTTACATAGAAGAGATTTACAAACAGTTTGTAGGTTTCGCAAACGAAGCGAAAAATATTGCTGAAGCCTACATAAAGTCGGCACAACCTCTCGGTGATAAAGATTTAGCCGCGATTCAGGAAAAATTGAGCAAAGCGACCTGCAAAAACATCAAATTTATCAACGAAGTAGACCCCAACCTGATTGGTGGGGTTGTAGTGCGCATCGGGGACAAAGTAATGGACGGCAGTATTCTTAGAAGACTTGATCTATTAAAAGAAAAACTGATGCAAATTTCAGTCAAGGAGATAGGGGTGAGGAACTAA